One region of Duncaniella freteri genomic DNA includes:
- a CDS encoding SUMF1/EgtB/PvdO family nonheme iron enzyme encodes MKKILYTLFAATLLTVTAVGCATGSRNSMGGEVTGVGGLSWAEPTPYGMVLVDRGSVNMGPAKDDSLWNIKADPRGVSVDAFWMDETEVTNSKYKQFVFWVRDSIIRERLADPAYGGNEEYRIEEDREGNPVTPHLNWAKAIPWRNANEDEQRAIESLYRTNPITGVKELDPEQLNYRYETYNHTEAARRRNRLNPERREYNTDKPVPVELPVISKDTAFINDDGEIVRQTVTRALTGPYDFVNTYIVNVYPDTTAWINDFDNAYNEPYVRMYFSHAGYNDYPVVGVSWEQASAYANWRTDFLRRSLGREGVYVEPYRLPTEAEWEYAARAGKSGNMYPWDGDLPLTEEQGCFYANFKPQEGNFVQDGQLITSKVGTYSPNAFGLYDMAGNVSEWTSTAYSESIDRITSDLNPEYRYDAALEDPYRMKRKIVRGGSWKDVAHNVRSDIRMWEYQNEQRSYIGFRCVRSRIGFAKGTRK; translated from the coding sequence ATGAAAAAGATTCTATATACTCTCTTCGCAGCGACCCTCCTTACCGTTACCGCTGTGGGATGCGCCACCGGGAGCCGCAATTCCATGGGTGGCGAGGTCACCGGCGTAGGGGGGTTGTCGTGGGCGGAGCCTACCCCCTACGGAATGGTGCTTGTGGACCGTGGCTCTGTAAATATGGGACCTGCCAAGGATGATTCGCTATGGAACATCAAGGCTGATCCGCGCGGGGTGTCGGTCGACGCGTTCTGGATGGACGAAACCGAAGTCACTAATTCCAAGTACAAGCAGTTTGTGTTCTGGGTGCGTGATTCCATAATCCGCGAGCGTCTTGCCGATCCTGCCTACGGAGGCAATGAGGAGTACAGGATAGAGGAGGACCGGGAGGGGAACCCTGTGACACCTCATCTCAACTGGGCTAAGGCTATTCCCTGGCGTAATGCAAATGAGGATGAACAGAGAGCCATAGAGAGCCTTTACCGCACCAATCCGATAACCGGAGTGAAAGAGCTTGACCCCGAGCAGCTCAACTATCGTTACGAGACTTACAATCACACCGAGGCTGCCAGGCGTCGCAACCGTCTCAACCCTGAGCGGAGGGAGTACAACACCGATAAGCCTGTACCGGTGGAACTGCCTGTGATATCCAAGGACACAGCTTTCATCAATGACGACGGAGAGATAGTGCGTCAGACTGTCACCCGGGCTCTCACAGGACCATACGATTTTGTGAATACTTATATCGTGAATGTTTATCCCGACACCACCGCGTGGATCAACGACTTCGACAACGCCTATAATGAGCCTTATGTGCGCATGTATTTCTCTCATGCCGGATATAATGACTATCCTGTAGTAGGGGTGAGCTGGGAACAGGCTTCGGCATATGCCAACTGGCGTACTGACTTCCTGCGCCGTTCGCTCGGCAGGGAAGGGGTGTATGTGGAGCCTTACCGTCTCCCCACCGAGGCGGAATGGGAGTATGCCGCACGCGCCGGTAAGAGCGGCAACATGTATCCGTGGGACGGCGACTTGCCGCTCACAGAGGAGCAGGGATGTTTTTATGCCAACTTCAAGCCTCAGGAGGGAAACTTCGTCCAGGACGGTCAGCTTATCACTTCGAAGGTCGGGACATATTCGCCCAACGCGTTCGGGCTATATGATATGGCTGGCAATGTGAGCGAATGGACCTCGACCGCCTACTCGGAGAGCATTGACAGGATCACAAGCGATCTCAACCCGGAGTATCGCTATGATGCCGCCCTGGAGGACCCTTACAGGATGAAGCGCAAGATAGTGAGAGGAGGCTCCTGGAAGGATGTGGCTCACAATGTGCGTTCCGATATCCGCATGTGGGAATATCAGAATGAGCAGCGCAGCTATATAGGTTTCCGCTGTGTGCGCTCAAGGATAGGTTTTGCAAAGGGAACCCGAAAATGA